A genomic segment from Polyangium mundeleinium encodes:
- a CDS encoding class I SAM-dependent methyltransferase: MNETTTPMVSMMETLSHWHFRRIEECSTLLQWLDPQPGERVLDIGCGDGYYDARIAARGAHVVGVDIHEKRLAKAQRKHRSERTDYQFMDAEELGFERDSFDKVISFCVIEHFRNEDRVLEHVNRVLRPGGRLFLSADSLSNPEVTDAEREAHRRRYAVNNFYTVDHLREKLGRAGLELERYHYILTTPLTLALARLSWKLDDLPPFLMPLHGIGYAALGTLGKIISDFAEDHARRPDSGLTLLAEARRI; this comes from the coding sequence ATGAACGAAACGACGACCCCCATGGTATCGATGATGGAGACGCTCTCCCACTGGCATTTCCGCCGCATCGAGGAGTGCTCGACGCTGCTTCAATGGCTGGATCCGCAGCCCGGGGAGCGGGTCCTCGACATCGGCTGCGGCGACGGGTATTACGACGCCCGCATCGCGGCGCGGGGCGCGCACGTGGTGGGCGTGGACATCCACGAAAAACGTCTGGCCAAGGCGCAACGCAAGCACCGGAGCGAGCGGACGGACTACCAATTCATGGACGCCGAGGAGCTCGGCTTCGAGCGCGACTCGTTCGACAAGGTGATCTCGTTCTGCGTCATCGAGCATTTCCGGAACGAGGACCGCGTGCTCGAACACGTGAACCGCGTCCTCCGGCCCGGCGGCAGGCTTTTTCTCTCGGCCGACAGCCTGTCGAACCCCGAGGTCACGGACGCGGAGCGCGAGGCGCATCGGCGCAGGTACGCGGTGAACAACTTTTATACCGTGGACCACCTGCGCGAAAAACTCGGCCGGGCCGGGCTCGAGCTCGAGCGGTACCATTACATCCTCACGACGCCGCTCACGCTCGCGCTGGCGCGGCTCTCGTGGAAGCTCGACGATCTGCCGCCTTTCCTCATGCCGCTGCACGGGATCGGGTATGCGGCACTCGGGACGCTCGGCAAGATCATCTCGGATTTCGCCGAGGATCATGCGCGGCGACCGGACAGCGGGCTGACGCTCCTGGCCGAGGCGCGGAGGATCTGA
- a CDS encoding lipid-transfer protein: MGRRVNVIGVGMVKFQKPGASEEYNVMAAKAARTALADAGVDYKDVEQAYAGYVFGDSTCGQRAVYEVGLTGIPVINVNNNCSTGSTALYLGRQAIEGGLAECVLVVGFEQMEKGALGSKWGDRTSPMDKHADVMNRVQGFNQSPPTAQMFGGAGREYRWKYGAKRETFGKVAEKARKHASKNPFALFNEVLSLEQIMASPEVFDPLTRFQCCPPTCGAAAAILCSEDFARKKGISGSIYIAAQSMTTDYASSFGDSMIKMIGYDMAKAAADQVYAKSGLGPEDVQVVELHDCFTANEVVTYEALGLCKEGEAEKFIEEGNNTYGGKYVTNPSGGLLSKGHPLGATGLAQCTELVWQLRGTADARQVEGAKVALQHNLGLGGACVVTMYRKD, from the coding sequence ATGGGCAGGCGAGTCAACGTCATCGGCGTCGGAATGGTGAAGTTCCAGAAGCCCGGCGCCAGCGAAGAATACAACGTGATGGCCGCGAAGGCCGCGCGCACGGCCCTCGCGGACGCGGGCGTCGATTACAAGGACGTCGAGCAGGCGTACGCGGGGTACGTCTTCGGCGACAGCACGTGCGGGCAGCGGGCGGTCTACGAGGTCGGCCTGACGGGCATTCCCGTCATCAACGTGAACAACAACTGCTCGACGGGCTCGACGGCGCTCTACCTCGGCCGGCAGGCCATCGAGGGGGGCCTGGCCGAGTGTGTGCTCGTCGTCGGGTTCGAGCAGATGGAGAAGGGCGCGCTCGGCTCGAAGTGGGGCGATCGGACGAGCCCGATGGACAAACACGCGGACGTGATGAACCGCGTGCAGGGCTTCAACCAGTCGCCGCCGACGGCGCAGATGTTCGGCGGCGCGGGGCGTGAGTACCGCTGGAAGTACGGCGCGAAGCGCGAGACGTTCGGCAAGGTCGCGGAGAAGGCCCGCAAGCACGCGAGCAAGAACCCGTTTGCCCTGTTCAACGAGGTGCTCTCGCTCGAGCAGATCATGGCCTCGCCCGAGGTCTTCGACCCGCTGACGCGTTTCCAGTGCTGCCCGCCCACGTGCGGCGCGGCGGCGGCGATCCTCTGCTCGGAGGACTTCGCCCGGAAGAAGGGCATTTCCGGCTCCATCTACATCGCGGCGCAGTCGATGACGACGGATTACGCGTCGAGCTTCGGCGACAGCATGATCAAGATGATCGGCTACGACATGGCGAAGGCGGCCGCCGACCAGGTCTACGCGAAATCGGGGCTCGGGCCCGAGGACGTGCAGGTGGTGGAGCTGCACGACTGCTTCACGGCGAACGAGGTCGTGACGTACGAGGCGCTCGGCCTCTGCAAGGAGGGCGAGGCGGAGAAGTTCATCGAGGAAGGGAACAACACGTACGGCGGCAAGTACGTGACGAACCCGTCGGGCGGCCTGCTCTCGAAGGGCCATCCGCTCGGGGCGACCGGTCTCGCGCAATGCACCGAGCTCGTCTGGCAGCTCCGCGGCACGGCCGACGCGCGCCAGGTCGAGGGGGCGAAGGTCGCACTCCAGCACAACCTGGGCCTCGGCGGGGCCTGCGTCGTGACGATGTACCGCAAGGACTGA